The following are from one region of the Pocillopora verrucosa isolate sample1 chromosome 3, ASM3666991v2, whole genome shotgun sequence genome:
- the LOC131770638 gene encoding uncharacterized protein, which translates to MSTIFSQEKHFYQNIEVKEKQGDTINTNFAFPRQCLVLGDPRVGKTSLVKSLTGRPFDPAEQRTQGIDQSLVDHKWKNCDMRDLVFGDLWRYLKTGDVQVALIGTGRQNNKVLVQDSEFMMTTSLLRLYLYFCGIVITLLFVIGTIYRYPVKYLLFYYIYHGYLMFPICVNFFESHDIRLTLATVAFILNRRGLLIGLYSAIMICPFNKSYLEFASTREFLMLSTVAGTAFVTLFLFIGPQRLPCVTGRLIRNQTLMKFLCFCRLPLSILIGLISGFIVARSFWRLEGLCFWEHASIELSVASPSHEIKDAETIAKLRACTQSNDRIITSIFAIFVVDFPLIILDTNYVRNVTKSAIKKDRSLGSVPQIALLIVWTYYHIKVAYQAHTTPRIAIYFFIITFPAYVGLTFYQELFCSNSDGSKTQFVNPFNSFMTLALIGNGEINTKMIQTALNKKYPFLKMKILDFAGDEEYYAYHHMFLKNQAVYVVVFNMSDFALEEFQNLKAERLLVWFESVCGHVQPKTPIFLVGTHCEHIDKNHMQNLNSKLKQILWTSYCDELVVNEDEDLIFFPVENSKGENDVGVQMLRIKIMAAAEECKPTTDDKIPLSWIRIQDAIIQLRQRKVARYCVTLREFPWAFGNIIHTNWSEETLKYFHEQGLIIYIAKDKDLSDWVLLKPEILVDIITKLVTSSPQMTQTRGLRSDWRLLQEKGLLTKPLLISIISNVKENEEAMSAFLEKYDLICPLTNTKVKIVTLRDKERLQPTHFVPSLLPKSQDVCNPAWYDDKRDKKFLVFFERFLPEPLFHRLLSRAHKKSKVEFANGATVVFRDVGKFWMSSRQPYRLKLMKKEGVIEVTFSTSNSRGKKPSDVLCEVYSMVEGICKRSFPFVKFHCGPACPSTECPGYLDNYMHTPDRHYRRHVFNIMPGRQVDKTAFLYCVNKSFEDELKDWIIP; encoded by the exons ATGAGCACAATTTTCAGTCAGGAAAAGCACTTTTACCAGAACATCGAAGTGAAAGAGAAGCAAGGCGATACCATAAACACAAACTTTGCGTTCCCAAGACAGTGTCTAGTTTTAGGCGATCCTCGCGTCGGCAAGACAAGTCTTGTAAAGTCGCTTACCGGAAGGCCATTCGATCCAGCCGAACAAAGAACGCAAGGAATTGATCAGAGCCTTGTGGACCACAAGTGGAAAAACTGCGACATGAGGGATCTCGTTTTTGGAGACCTATGGAGATATCTTAAAACAGGGGACGTACAAGTGGCTTTGATCGGAACTGGAAGGCAGAACAATAAGGTTCTTGTTCAAGATAGCGAGTTCATGATGACAACAAGTCTTCTGCGgctttatttgtatttctgtGGAATTGTAATAACACTTTTATTCGTCATTGGGACAATATACAGATATCCTGTGAAATACCTCTTATTTTACTACATTTATCATGGTTATCTTATGTTTCCGATTTGTGTGAATTTCTTTGAGAGTCATGACATCAGATTGACACTCGCTACTGTGGCTTTCATCTTGAACCGCCGAGGGTTATTGATTGGGTTATATTCGGCTATAATGATATGTCCCTTTAACAAAAGTTACTTAGAGTTTGCAAGTACTCGCGAATTTCTCATGTTGAGCACAGTTGCAGGTACTGCATTCGTTACCTTGTTCCTTTTCATCGGACCGCAACGACTACCCTGTGTTACAGGTCGACTGATCAGGAATCAAACCTTGATGAAGTTCCTATGTTTTTGTCGGTTACCTTTATCAATCTTGATCGGATTAATTTCTGGCTTTATTGTTGCAAGGTCCTTCTGGAGACTAGAAGGACTCTGTTTCTGGGAGCATGCATCTATAGAACTTTCAGTAGCGTCACCTAGTCATGAAATTAAAGATGCGGAAACTATCGCAAAGCTCAGAGCCTGTACCCAAAGTAATGACAGAATTATCACTagtatttttgcaattttcgTGGTTGACTTCCCACTTATCATTTTGGACACAAACTACGTCAGAAATGTTACTAAATCAGCTATTAAAAAGGACAGATCACTGGGATCAGTACCTCAAATAGCACTGTTGATCGTTTGGACCTATTATCACATAAAAGTAGCATATCAAGCTCATACTACACCACGTAtagcaatttatttttttatcataacattTCCTGCATACGTGGGCTTAACCTTCTACCAGGAATTGTTTTGCAGCAATTCAGACGGCAGTAAAACACAATTTGTGAACCCCTTTAACAGTTTCATGACACTTGCACTTATTGGAAACGGTGAAATCAACACAAAAATGATACAAACTGCGCTGAACAAGAAGTATCCCTTTCTGAAAATGAAGATCCTGGATTTTGCAGGTGACGAAGAATATTATGCTTATCATCACATGTTTCTAAAGAACCAGGCTGTTTATGTCGTTGTATTCAACATGTCTGATTTTGCACTAGAGGAATTTCAGAATTTAAAGGCCGAGAGGCTTCTCGTTTGGTTTGAGTCTGTCTGTGGTCATGTACAACCAAAAACACCAATCTTCCTTGTTGGAACACATTGTGAACACATAGACAAGAACCACATGCAAAACTTAAATAGcaagttaaaacaaattctttggACATCCTACTGTGATGAGCTGGTTGTTAACGAAGATGAAGATCTGATCTTCTTTCCAGTTGAGAACTCAAAGGGGGAGAATGATGTTGGAGTTCAAATGCTTCGAATCAAAATCATGGCTGCTGCTGAGGAATGCAAGCCAACTACAGATGACAAAATTCCTTTGTCATGGATAAGAATACAAGATGCGATCATCCAGTTAAGGCAAAGGAAGGTTGCCAGATACTGTGTCACACTGAGAGAGTTTCCATGGGCATTTGGTAACATAATTCACACCAACTGGTCTGAAGAAACCTTGAAGTACTTCCACGAACAAGGCCTGATAATATACATTGCCAAAGATAAAGACCTGTCCGACTGGGTTCTACTCAAACCAGAAATTCTGGTGGATATCATTACCAAGCTGGTCACGTCATCCCCTCAAATGACCCAGACGAGAGGATTAAGGAGTGACTGGAGACTTCTCCAGGAAAAGGGACTGCTAACAAAACCACTCCTAATCAGCATCATTTCCAAcgtaaaggaaaatgaagaagcCATGAGTGCATTTCTTGAAAAGTACGATTTGATCTGCCCATTAACCAACACCAAAGTCAAAATTGTTACCTTACGAGACAAAGAGAGGCTCCAGCCAACTCACTTTGTTCCATCCTTGTTACCGAAGTCTCAAGATGTATGCAACCCAGCATGGTATGATGACAAGAGAGATAAAAAGTTCTTGGTGTTTTTCGAGAGGTTCCTACCAGAACCCTTGTTCCATCGCCTGTTGTCTCGTGCCCACAAGAAAAGTAAGGTTGAGTTTGCCAATGGTGCAACTGTTGTGTTCAGAGATGTTGGAAAGTTCTGGATGAGTTCTCGGCAGCCCTACAGGCTTAAGCTGATGAAGAAAGAGGGTGTTATTGAAGTTACATTCAGTACCAG CAATAGTCGTGGAAAGAAGCCTTCTGATGTCTTGTGCGAAGTGTACTCCATGGTAGAGGGGATTTGCAAGAGGAGTTTCCCCTTTGTAAAGTTTCACTGTGGACCTGCGTGCCCCTCCACCGAATGCCCTGGTTACCTAGACAACTACATGCACACACCAGATCGTCATTACCGACGACATGTGTTCAATATCATGCCTGGCCGTCAAGTAGATAAGACTGCCTTTTTGTACTGTGTCAACAAAAGTTTTGAAGATGAGCTGAAGGACTGGATAATACCATAG